AGGTCCTCGACAAGgtccgccgcgtcgccgacaACTGCGTCGGTCTCCAGggcttcctcgtcttccacTCCTTCGGCGGTGGCACCGGCTCTGGTTTCGGCGCCCTCCTCATGGAGCGCCTGTCCGTCGACTACGGCAAGAAGAGCAAGCTCGAGTTCTGCGTCTACCCCGCCCCTCAGACCGCCACCTCGGTCGTCGAGCCTTACAACTCTATCCTTACTACCCACACGACCCTGGAGCACTCCGACTGCTCTTTCATGGTCGACAACGAGGCCATCTACGACATTTGCCGCCGCAACCTGGGTCTTGAGCGCCCTAACTACGAGAACCTCAACCGCCTGATTGCTCAGGGTATGTGGCAGCCTCTATTCCTCCCCCCATTCAATATCGCAAACTAACGAATATTTGTAGTCGTTTCCTCCATCACCGCCTCCCTCCGCTTCGATGGTTCCCTCAACGTCGACTTGAACGAGTTCCAGACTAACTTGGTTCCCTACCCCCGCATCCACTTCCCTCTCGTCGCCTACGCGCCCATGAtctccgccgccaaggcTGCCCACGAGGCCAACTCCGTCCAGGAGATGACCATGTCCTGCTTCGAGCCCAACAACCAGATGGTCAAGTGTGACCCTCGCCACGGCAAGTACATGGCCACCTGCTTGCTGTACCGTGGTGACGTCGTCCCCAacgacgcccacgccgcTGTCGCGACTCTCAAGACCAAGCGCACCATCCAGTTCGTCGACTGGTGCCCTACTGGCTTCAAGCTTGGTATCTGCTACCAGGCTCCCCAGATGGTTCCCAATGGTGACCTCGCCAAGGTCAGCCGTGCTGTGTAAGTTGTGCCCGCACTACCCGAACGTATCGAATGTGTGACACTGACAAGTATCATAGGTGCATGCTCTCCAACACCACTGCCATCGCTGAGGCTTGGTCCGCTCTGTCGACCAAGTTTGACCTCATGTACTCCAAGCGTGCCTTTGTCCACTGGTATGTTGGTGAGGGTATGGAGGAGGGTGAGTTCTCCGAGGCTCGCGAGGATCTCGCTGCTCTGGAGCGCGATTACGAGGAGGTTGCTGCCGACTctctcgagggcgaggagggccttGAGG
This genomic interval from Colletotrichum higginsianum IMI 349063 chromosome 9, whole genome shotgun sequence contains the following:
- a CDS encoding tubulin alpha-B chain; amino-acid sequence: MREVISINVGQAGCQIANSCWELYCLEHGIQPDGYLTEERKAADPDHGFSTFFSETGQGKYVPRAIYCDLEPNVVDEVRTGPYRGLFHPEHMITGKEDASNNYARGHYTVGKELIDQVLDKVRRVADNCVGLQGFLVFHSFGGGTGSGFGALLMERLSVDYGKKSKLEFCVYPAPQTATSVVEPYNSILTTHTTLEHSDCSFMVDNEAIYDICRRNLGLERPNYENLNRLIAQVVSSITASLRFDGSLNVDLNEFQTNLVPYPRIHFPLVAYAPMISAAKAAHEANSVQEMTMSCFEPNNQMVKCDPRHGKYMATCLLYRGDVVPNDAHAAVATLKTKRTIQFVDWCPTGFKLGICYQAPQMVPNGDLAKVSRAVCMLSNTTAIAEAWSALSTKFDLMYSKRAFVHWYVGEGMEEGEFSEAREDLAALERDYEEVAADSLEGEEGLEAEY